The Vicia villosa cultivar HV-30 ecotype Madison, WI linkage group LG1, Vvil1.0, whole genome shotgun sequence genome includes a region encoding these proteins:
- the LOC131633299 gene encoding uncharacterized protein LOC131633299, with protein MNIDKFKQDIDELIAQFSQDESKTLADMKRVWISKKFSYIYDASPSTNLAFFMQSLYAHCIGYMVSTGSLSQRLGGLYCLYCLYETQPFKPPFKVYISLGELKNLRTLVVDAKANDISVVPALVKRMLERNTFLFGAVDLVESSVTETVNQLQNVQKARIQVAYKKLFDSTPIETYVRMDLGMEVDLNLLKEMSAEYAEAKNVAIKEASGILDVENIKHISEDKELIGDVVEKVADDWNVQKQTFYKQTGLEEDDGFVEELEQVLLLE; from the exons ATGAATATTGATAAATTCAAGCAGGACATTGATGAACTTATCGCTCAATTCTCACAG GATGAGTCAAAAACTTTGGCTGATATGAAGAGAGTATGGATTTCTAAGAAGTTTTCCTACATTTATGATGCTAGTCCTTCTACCAACTTGGCCTTCTTTATGCAGTCTCTATATGCTCATTGTATAG GTTACATGGTTAGCACTGGTTCTTTATCACAGAGATTGGGTGGCCTTTATTGCCTCTATTGTCTTTACGAGACTCAACCATTCAAACCCCCTTTTAAGGTCTACATATCCCTTG GAGAGTTAAAGAATCTCCGAACTCTTGTTGTTGATGCAAAGGCAAATGATATTAGTGTGGTGCCTGCTTTAGTCAAAAGAATGCTGGAAAGAAACACGTTCCTCTTTGGTGCTGTGGACTTGGTAGAAAGTTCTGTCACAGAAACAGTAAATCAACTCCAAAATGTACAGAAGGCTCGTATTCAAGTTGCATACAAAAA GTTGTTCGATAGCACGCCAATTGAAACATATGTTCGCATGGACCTT GGAATGGAAGTAGACCTCAATTTGCTGAAGGAAATGTCAGCTGAATATGCTGAGGCCAAGAATGTAGCAATTAAAG AAGCAAGCGGTATATTGGATGTCGAAAACATAAAACACATATCAGAAGATAAGGAATTGATAGGAGATGTTGTGGAGAAGGTTGCTGATGATTGGAACGTCCAGAAACAAACATTTTATAAACAAACAGGATTGGAGGAGGATGATGGATTTGTTGAGGAGCTGGAGCAAGTTCTTCTTCTAGAGTAG